One Primulina tabacum isolate GXHZ01 chromosome 10, ASM2559414v2, whole genome shotgun sequence DNA segment encodes these proteins:
- the LOC142505583 gene encoding zinc finger BED domain-containing protein DAYSLEEPER-like, whose protein sequence is MVICLHSRLKKIKNKLYEIVEEYKKKSKQSQGVKDSRSSYLRPPLPKRDSYADKFEMFMDSNTNPELEKSELDYYLEESLLPKNTSYFDILCWWKTNGIKYPILHYIAKDVLAIPVTTVASESTFSTSGRVLSNHRNRPHPKTVEALMCARDWLWSETRDYIASNDQKFDNDSDIEEPESCT, encoded by the exons ATGGTAATATGTCTTCATTCgagattgaaaaaaataaagaacaaGTTGTATGAAATTGTTGAAGAGTACAAGAAGAAATCCAAACAATCTCAGGGAGTGAAAGATTCACGATCTTCATATTTAAGGCCTCCACTTCCTAAGCGTGATAGTTATGCTGATAAATTTGAGATGTTCATGGATTCCAATACTAATCCTGAACTTGAGAAGTCGGAGTTGGATTATTATTTAGAAGAGTCTTTGTTGCCAAAAAATACAAGTTACTTTGATATCTTATGTTGGTGGAAGACGAATGGGATCAAATATCCCATTTTGCATTATATTGCAAAGGATGTGTTGGCCATTCCTGTGACGACTGTTGCTTCTGAATCAACATTCAGTACTAGTGGGAGAGTTTTAAGTAATCATCGTAATCGACCTCATCCTAAAACTGTGGAGGCTTTGATGTGTGCTCGAGATTGGTTATGGAGTGAAACTCGAG ATTATATAGCTTCGAATGATCAAAAGTTTGACAACGATTCTGATATAGAG GAGCCGGAGTCATGCACTTAA